In Trueperaceae bacterium, a genomic segment contains:
- the thpR gene encoding RNA 2',3'-cyclic phosphodiesterase, producing MPRLFIAVPVDDNVRANLARVGTAADARGVSWVRPDNLHVTLAFLGEVEERRVPDVEDAAFAATEGFPGPLRLAAQGIGAFPNERRAKVLWAGLTGDVPALIELQAALAKELRAAGFELDDKRFHPHITLARMRVPQPVPARLARLQEYGEWAADELQLVESHLHASGARYVVRADVPLEDGRFAS from the coding sequence ATGCCCCGCCTGTTCATAGCCGTCCCGGTTGACGACAACGTGCGCGCCAACCTTGCGCGCGTGGGCACCGCCGCCGACGCTCGCGGCGTCAGCTGGGTGCGTCCCGATAACCTCCACGTCACCCTGGCGTTCCTCGGCGAGGTGGAGGAACGGCGCGTGCCCGACGTGGAGGACGCGGCCTTCGCCGCCACGGAGGGTTTCCCTGGACCGCTGCGGCTCGCCGCTCAGGGAATCGGCGCCTTCCCCAACGAGCGCAGGGCCAAGGTCCTGTGGGCGGGCCTCACGGGCGACGTCCCGGCCCTCATCGAGCTCCAGGCGGCGCTCGCCAAGGAGCTACGCGCGGCCGGGTTCGAGCTCGACGACAAGCGCTTCCACCCGCACATCACGCTCGCGCGCATGAGGGTGCCCCAGCCCGTGCCCGCCAGGCTGGCAAGGCTGCAGGAGTACGGCGAGTGGGCAGCGGACGAGTTGCAGCTTGTTGAGAGCCACCTGCACGCCTCGGGCGCGCGGTACGTGGTGCGGGCCGATGTTCCGTTGGAGGACGGTCGGTTCGCCAGCTAG
- a CDS encoding AbrB/MazE/SpoVT family DNA-binding domain-containing protein: MNTKATITSKGQVTIPKAVRARLGLEQGDVVEFVTLEGLTYLKPVRSGDNPFAAYAGALPAFETRDEIGTWLRDLREDD, translated from the coding sequence GTGAACACGAAGGCCACCATCACGAGCAAGGGGCAGGTCACCATCCCCAAGGCGGTCCGTGCCCGGCTCGGTCTGGAACAGGGCGACGTCGTCGAGTTCGTGACGTTGGAAGGGCTCACGTACCTGAAGCCCGTGCGCAGCGGCGACAACCCTTTCGCCGCCTACGCCGGGGCGCTGCCAGCGTTCGAGACCAGGGACGAGATCGGTACTTGGTTGCGTGACCTCAGGGAAGACGACTGA